In Setaria italica strain Yugu1 chromosome I, Setaria_italica_v2.0, whole genome shotgun sequence, the genomic window ACAGATGTCGCGTCTTTAGTCGTGGAGGATGTATTTGTTGATCTACTGTTAAGGGAATTCATAGGGCGCTCTAAGCGGGGGGCCGCGTCTCCACACTATAGCACGGTTCTCCCATCGAGTACCGAACAGGTTGCGATATACTGCTGAATGCtccatttttttgtttttgtaacGAACTGAAAGAAAGCCCCTTGCAAACAAAAACCCGGACACCCGCACACTGGCAGGATGACCAATGCCGGAACGGAACCTAGGTCACTGCATAGTAAATTACGCCTACAAATAAGATCAACCGGGAATTCATTTAGTCAAAACCTCAACAGGTACCAGGGGGCATGATAAGTGACAGATGCAAAGGGAAATTACGAGACAAGTCTATTACAATACTAGCTAGCAGTTACAAATTATTTGCCGAAACCATTAGACTCACTAAATAGAACAGACTCCACTACACAGCAAGCATGCCGCCCTCTCTGATCAGGTCCATCAGCATCACCAGTGCCGCTTCTTTGCAGAATTAAAATTATTGGATTTTGTAGGTGCTTTGTCGAGGCGGTGAAAGGTCGTAACCGTCGTCACAAAAGAAGACATGCCAACGACAATTACCAACGTGAGCTGAAAGCGTGGGCCAAAATGTCTATCCAGCCATGCCACGACCCGCATCCTTGATGTTCTACAATAAAGGAAGTACAGAAGCACAGCATTGTTAGATCAGTATAAATGTTTAAGAAATGAGAAAGATAACGCCTATACATTTTGAAATAGTGAAGAAAAAGCACAGAGCTACAAGAATGTTTGGCCTTAGTATTCCACTATTGATATTAAAGCTGTAGCTAAAAAACTCAGATATAGTGTAGAGCTTGCCTATCGCTTTATATGTGAGGTAAAACAGTACAATACATCCTTCAATGTGAAACAACCTACTAGTAGGTTAAAACAATAATGCACATGGGATTGACTACAATCAACAGTATCCTTACTCTTTCCTTTCCACCGAGAGGAACCTCTTCTGCTGTAAGCACTTCACACCCTCGGTCCCAACAGGGAAATGCTGCCAGCCCTGCAGCAACAATTCCAATCAGTATTAATGGTAAACAATAATCATAGCAAACAAGTTAATTGTGACCCAAAATTATTTACTAAACTCAAGTTTCAGATAGAGCAGCCTGTTCCTTGTCAACAGAAGAAAATATTAGCCAGCAGATTAGTTTTCTAGAACATGGCTTTGTACTAACAGTTAGCAGAAGTCGTGGACAACAAAGATAATACTATCAAAACCTACTTTCAGTAAAAGGGACAGGTCTGAAATCTCCAGAGCCTAGGTGTAATTCCATAGGCATTAGTATTACGATCAATTGGGTAGAAGTAAGAGTTCAGGCTTCAACATTAAAATAACTACACAAAACAACTAACAAACACCATGATTCCACCATAAGCACACAAAGAAGGAAATTGTTTTCAAACAAAATTGAAAACATTAGATGATAACAGCAATAGAGAATATATCAGTAACGGGGCATCAAAAAATAGATTCAATGGGAAAATCTTTATTGAAAAAGGGGGGACCAGATTCAATGGAACCCAAAGGTTTTCTGGCATACTGCTGAACTGTGCTCTTCAGTGCATTAATCAAAGCTTAGCAGATGGCAGTGGCAAAATTGAATATATACTTAAACATGTAAGCCATGTTGGCCCTAAATGTAACTTTTTTAGGTTTGCTGTGTTGGGTATAAAGAAAATGTTGGGCCCCAGATATTGTGACAATGGCCATCACTAAATTTCTGAGTTGCACAACCAAATCCAGCAATCCCAGGAGTACTCTTTAACCAATGCACCCCCAGCCCTTAAGACCCACCCAATCCTCGAGCTCTCAGGGTAAACACCGTTTGAAGCCTAATGAACTGAGTTGCAATTCTATGATACCATGTTATTCACAGTTCAGATGCAATGCATATGAAATGAATGGAACATTCAGATAGCACTCCGTGATTAAGATAGGGGACGAGGACGCCCCACTGATAAATGACCTACCCTGAAGGAACTGAAGCAAATGTGTGGGGGTGGCATCTCGTGATGCTGGAGGATAACACAAATGAATGATGCTATTGCTACCACTCAGTGTGGACAGCAAGGAAAGCAACTTGCTTCAATGCCAGGTTTGACGAACGAGTTTATACGGTGAATCAGCAAAGAGGTGAATTCTGATTGGGCAAATTGTAATGTGCATTCAAGGAATTGCTATCACTCCGAGTTTATACGAGTAATGAAAATTGTGACGAGTTTTCCCCTTCGGTCAATAAGAAAAAATGATGCCTCTTGCCTGGATCATTCAAGGAGTTCAGGTGCCTAGATTACGAAATCAACTGAAGTGAGGAGCAAGGTGCGATTTTTACGCAAGCGGGCCAACTACGAAGCCAGGTCCTAAATTGAATACGTGGTCTCACCTGGAAATTAGGGACGCCGCGGGTGCGCGCCGCAGTACCAGTAGCGGCAGGAGACATGAAGGTCCTCATCAGCTGGGCCGCTGGTTCGGGATGCGGAACCAATAGCTCCGCGGGGCGGAGCGACGGCAGCGTCGGGGATCGGAGGATCTCTGCCCCGCGTTGCCTCATCATCGAAGGAGCTGCTGAGGGTCCCGATAGGCGGCGGAAAACACTCCCCAACGCCGAGCGCAACATCGCCATCTCTTGTTCTTCACCTCCTCTTCaactcctctcctcctctctctctggtcgggtcgggtcgggtcgATTAGGGTTGGCTGCTGTTCTGTTCTGTTCGGGTGCTGCGGCGCAAAATATAGGTAGGGGTTACTCCTACGATCCGGACTGAATTCCACTTTTCCCTCTGACTCGGCTCCCTTCTCGACTCGGACTCCAGCGTTAAACCTTGGCAGACGAGGGTCCGCGTGGAGCAGGCCCGTCGAGACCGGCGGGGCGCGCGGGGGTGATTGAGGTAGTCATTTGAACTAATATTTTAGTTTAGCTAGCATGCACTTTACGGAGCATGCACTTTATAGGTTTTCTAGTTCAGGCATGGTTTAGTTACTCTTGTTTATTTTTAAGGTCTGTTTGGATACGCACTCATAATCTTTAGAAGTGTTCTAAACTTTAGGAGCTAGAAATtagtagtcctaaaatttacgAGTGGGTTGTTTGGATCGAATCATAATTTTTAGGatgttagaggaaaaacgacttttgtacccctaattactcTTGTAACCCTGCTCTGTTTCTAGCGCTGCCCCTGCCCTGGTTATGGCGAGCAACGCTGCTTCTGGCACGCAAGCGCTGGCtgccgttctttttttttttgccgaccctttttcttaACTTTATcaataaaatatttttgcaatgtCCAATAAACATTAAGCACAGTCCATCGTCAATATCATTACAACTCAAAAATACAAAACCTCTACGATCTATTGAACAAAGCATTAGCTATATTATCACAGAATTCGCTCATATTTTGGTCTCCGTCTGACTCTTCGGTATTTCCCTCATGTCCTTCAGAGCTTGATTCTTGGGCCAaaggaacaaaattttcatcacgATCACACATATGAAAGGCCCTATCCGCATTATCGTTCTCCCTAATAAAATTGTGAAGTGCCATACATGCTactattattttgctttgctttccATTGGAAAACTGTGGAGCACCATGCTGCAACTTCCTCAAATCAGGACGTTTCTGCAAGTAAGATGTGATTCTAAGCAGGAGCACTACATCCTGAAAATAAAAGGGTTAGTTGAAAATTTATTTCTCACCTCTGTATGTATATCCCACCACCAGTTAGGAGCTAGCACTGTCCCATATGAATTTCTACCTAGACCTGATTCCTTCTGTAGGCTTTTTCAAAAGGTATATATCCTTTTCAATTGATCTCTTCTATTCCTAAATTGAGAGAGGTCATGCTTCAAACCAGTAGCCATGTAGTACTTTTCCTGAATTATCTTCAACCCTCTAGTAGACATGTTGCCTTTGGGACAGTTTCCTTGTCTAATTTGCTCAACTGACAAATCACATAAGATCCCAATATTCCTTTCTGTCCACTGTACTTTGTCACTTTTAATCTATTGGATACCAATACAAAAAATTACTGTACTATAATAAAACAGCCAATATAGTTTCTAAAATATTGTCTGTATTTCAAGGCAACACACTAATTCAAGTCAACAAAGTAATTCAGCAACTAATTCAGGTAGTATGTAGGCAACTAATTCAGCAACTAATTCATCAATTTATCTAGACACAAATTGCAGAATACATGAAGCCACAATTTCATCAAGTCACTACATTCAGAATGTCACAATTTCAAGACACAATTTCAGCAAGTCACAATTTCAGAAAGTCACAATTTTAGCAAGCCACAATTTCATCAAGCCACAATTTCAGCAATTCATAATTTCAGAAAGTATGAAGTTCTTAATTCACCCTAATTTCATACTAGGATACATGATCTAGGCAGTAATTCACTATAAATTCATACTCACTCACTTCTAGACAGCAATTCAATTAGTACCAAGGGAGCAAGTATGAAGTTTTACCTTTGAGGTAGGAAACACAACTTCCACAGCTGCATCGTCAACGATATTGTGTTCATAGACATCAAAAACATCCTCTGGAGGGCCTGAATTTCCTCCACCATGATCACCACCTCGACGGTCTCCTCCATGACCTGCACTGCCAAAACCACCACCGCCAAACAATGACCTTGCACGCCCTACTCCACCTCTACTACCAGGCTctctgctgccgccggcccctcTGCTGCCACCAGCTCCTTTGAATGCTCCACCATTTGGACCTGCATTGCGAGCCGCGCGTATGCCAAGAGTACGGCTACCGCGGCCCCGGGGAACATCATCTCCCCGAAGGTAGTCTGAGTACGTGCTCAGATCTACGAACTCCTCAGCCTGGGAGTTGAGGTCCAAGTTCTCCAAGCCGTGATGGGGGGGCACTGGAAGACTCGGACtgagagaaaaaatgaatttGGCAGGGGCGAATTTGTGGATCGGCCTGGGGGAACAAATCCTCCAATCCATAATCGTCGTTGCCCGCCATGAGGAACCGACGGATCTTTGGTGGCACGGCGGAGGATTGGAGGGGTTGAGGAAATCGTGGATCTTGTGGACGGCGTGGGGAGCCCCTGACCTCCTGGATCTGCGGGTGGGTAGGCAATAGGTTGAGGAGACGACGACCGAAGGAAGAGGCGACGGCgggaggagatggtggcggggaaaggtggaggaggcggcgagagtaggaggcggcggtgaagggaggagatggcggtggCGAAGATAGATGCCCCGGAAGGATGCGGCGAAGGGGGGAGATGGTGGCGGCCAAGGgatgagatggcggcggcgaaagGAGTAGGGGACGGCGGAGGTAGGAGGTGGCggtaggaagaggaggaagcggcggagggaggaggtggcggcggagcgtgCAGATGCGATAGAAGAGCGGAAAGAAAGAGATGCGTGCGGGAGAAGAGCTGGGGGAGGAAGGATAGGGTGCGgccgtggagagagaaggggaggggcaacaaAGGTAAAGGATGgtttggggaccacttttaggagaaaaatgacccattaggatggtttggtcctcctaatgaaaacagCCCTCCTAAATATTATGAGTGTACTTTTAGGAcctatgtttggatgcacaagttcTAAAAGTGAactaaaagtgaagtcctaaagactatgagtgtgtatccaaacaggcccttagggggtgtttggttccaccttgctaaactttagttgctaaagtttgctaaagtttagcgacTTTTAGTTGCTaaattgccaaacacccttgctaaaacttgctaaagttaaGTTACTAAAgtgcactttagcaagtttttggttgctaaaacttgctaaaaggtgggctggacaacctatacccctcatttattgcttgtctccccctcctgcgcacctttaataagggtagataggttcTTTTATAGCTtattaaatgccttttagcaaagggaaccaaacagccttggctaaactttagcaactaaagtttagcaacttttagcacctaaagtttagcaagaggaaccaaacaggcccttagcacccatcacatcgaatgtttagataccaattaggagtattaaatgtagacgatttacaaaacccattacataagtggaggctaaacggcgagacgaatctattaagcctaattagtccatgatttgataatgtgttgctacaataaacatttgctaatgatggattaattaggctagCGGTCAACACTAAGGCTTTTAGGCATCATTCCTGGTGTCTCAAGCCTATGTTTGTTCATGTGAGAAATCTTGTATTTGTTTCCGCCACCATCTTTCATCACCTCAATCAAACAGCCTTGTAGTGTTAGGAAAATCCTATTCAAAGTAGATAGGTCGTATTCATCAAATTCTTTTGTACATTCTCAATCAGCTCATCCATATTCCTAGAGGTTGTACCATAGGCTAATGATTGAAGAGAAGGTACATTCATATCTGAGGAATTGGGAGGTTGGTTGATGATCCGTATGTCCAGCCCTGTCTGTTCTACAGCAGCAGCAAATTGTTCATCATACACAGGCACGTGAGAAGGGGTATTATCTTGCTGGATCCAAATGGTCTTTCTTGCATCTTCTCGAGGCCATCGTGCAATAATAGCTGGTAGAACTTTAGCAATCATATACGACCTCATAATATCTTGATGTACCTTGATAGACTTGGTGACTAGGGTTCCCCTTCCTCTGCTATGACTTCCTTTTGCTGGTTTCAATATGAAATGAATTGAAGTTAGGATCACAAATGAGTACCACAAACTAATGTAAGAAAGTGAAACAAGTATGGTACCTTTCTGATAAACGCCCACACTCTTATCTTTCTATCAAAAGTACAATTACCTTTATCATCATATCTAGGTCTGGCCACTGCCGTCAGGAACATGACTTTGCCAATATAATTCTTATTTAGCACGATCTTGTACGGTTCCTCCTCTCCAGGGAGAAAATAGTAGTTCTTATCTTTTTTTAGTACCACTTGTCGTCTAGGTGGATGATGTTTTCCATTTCGATGAACTTAGGTTCATTTGGCAATGTCCTTTGATCTAACATGAAAATACACCATCCCAGTCTCTCTTTCTTGTTTGCTTCTATCAATAGAGGCTTTAGTGTGTTGGAGTGGCGTCGTAGTTGCTCTTGCTTGAACCACCTATGTAGAGTGCTTTTTGTTACACCATGGATTCAGCTAGTAGTCCTTTTGCGTAAGGGAACACTAAAAACCTCATATAGATCAGCTTGTATCTTTTTTTGCGGttacagttcttaggattcctTGAATTAACATCCACTGGTCTTCCTTGTGCACGACACTCCTTCACTCTCCGCCAAACACGTTGCACTTGATACCTACTAAGTTGTAACATTTCAGCAACTCTAGCTGTAGTGTTCCTTTTTAATCTTCCATGTATACTTCTCTCGAGCAATGCCGCATAAATTTCATGCTTTCAATTTTTGTCAAATTTCTGGACTGATGTGAAATATTTTCATTTGCATGGTCATGTTCAAAATCTGAATCCTATAATTCATCTTCATGAAAGGCTATGTCTGAAGTATCAGCGTCTACACCATAGTCTCGCATGTACTCGATTATATCTGTTGGAGGGAAATATTAACAACCTCccgaagcccatggaaacaacaaaacataaagacccaggcccacctaagatAACAAAGATCGACCAACGGCGGCCCAACGCGGGAGGAGAGAGCcgtgctccgcctcgcccgaccctgtgtCCCGGGGTCGGGTGTCCCCGACCCCCGGAGGAccgagttccgcctcgcccgaccgcgggtctggggtcgggagcgcccgaccccccatcgcaggtctccgcctcgcccgactccagGCATAAAGGGTCGGGCTACCTCGGGCTCcccagacaagtatccgcctcgagTGCGGATCCCGTGGGCCCCCTGtcaatctcgccataaatgcaccgaaGAGCTGTCAGGGGGAAGGATATCCGCACCCCCCACGCAACCTgccgcaagtacccatgcgcggccgcATAGTACTTGCTACAGTAGCTGTGACTTCCTCCGGTTGgccacagggcactcatggcctgcaccgCCCGGAGCAGGGGGAAGCCTCGCCCGCTCtcgtgccccgcgcgcccgACGACAGAGATGCGACGTCCGCTCTCCGCGGGCCGTCAGCAGATGGCAGGATCtgccgcctcccccaacggacacGAGGGTCGCGATGAAATGCCATCATCACGCCCGGC contains:
- the LOC101758006 gene encoding uncharacterized protein LOC101758006 isoform X2, with amino-acid sequence MAMLRSALGSVFRRLSGPSAAPSMMRQRGAEILRSPTLPSLRPAELLVPHPEPAAQLMRTFMSPAATGTAARTRGVPNFQGWQHFPVGTEGVKCLQQKRFLSVERKETSKTRFLAWLYRHFGPRRQLVLVYTVGMSSFVTTVTTFHRLDKATTKSNNFNSAKKRY
- the LOC101758006 gene encoding uncharacterized protein LOC101758006 isoform X1, with product MAMLRSALGSVFRRLSGPSAAPSMMRQRGAEILRSPTLPSLRPAELLVPHPEPAAQLMRTFMSPAATGTAARTRGVPNFQGWQHFPVGTEGVKCLQQKRFLSVERKETSRMRVVAWLDRHFGPRFQLTLVIVVGMSSFVTTVTTFHRLDKAPTKSNNFNSAKKRHW